From Streptomyces sp. TLI_053, a single genomic window includes:
- a CDS encoding DUF397 domain-containing protein, which yields MSSELVWFKSSHSGAEGGECVEIAWFKSTYSSNEGGECVEVGWRKSTHSSGGGGECVEVAETTSAVLVRDSKDKSGPHLTFTPAAWEAFVAFTRSA from the coding sequence ATGAGCAGCGAACTGGTCTGGTTCAAGAGCAGCCACAGCGGCGCCGAGGGCGGCGAGTGCGTAGAGATCGCCTGGTTCAAGAGCACTTACAGCAGCAACGAGGGCGGCGAATGCGTCGAGGTAGGCTGGCGCAAGAGCACCCACAGCAGCGGCGGCGGCGGCGAGTGCGTAGAGGTCGCCGAGACGACCTCCGCCGTCCTCGTCCGTGACTCCAAGGACAAGTCCGGCCCCCACCTCACCTTCACCCCGGCAGCCTGGGAGGCGTTCGTCGCCTTTACTCGCTCCGCCTGA
- a CDS encoding serine protease — protein sequence MAGSAGAIVNGGDSTERYPFMATIPESAPDYGLFDGNCGASLIDPQWVLTAAHCIAVPGIELEGIVRVGSEHRKTGGTVRRIDRTFVHPGYVNGAGTAANKDDVALVRLDRPVTQRPIRIAEPGRPGTATRLLGYGTTVDGKFAFPERLQELNTRIGAESDCAPGFADPTRLCTLTTKPKAMACHGDSGGPQIQKGRGGRWELIGVTSGPGAPGVPCSEGPGLYTNASAYQGWIRQTLRDNRTPARTADAAPTAG from the coding sequence ATGGCCGGCAGCGCCGGAGCGATCGTCAACGGCGGTGACTCCACCGAGCGTTACCCGTTCATGGCGACCATCCCGGAGTCCGCCCCCGACTACGGCCTCTTCGACGGCAACTGCGGCGCCTCGCTGATCGACCCCCAGTGGGTGCTGACGGCCGCGCACTGCATCGCCGTCCCGGGCATCGAACTGGAGGGAATCGTCCGGGTGGGCAGCGAGCACCGGAAGACCGGCGGCACCGTCCGGAGGATCGACCGCACCTTCGTCCACCCCGGCTACGTCAACGGCGCCGGCACGGCCGCCAACAAGGACGACGTCGCGCTCGTACGCCTGGACCGCCCCGTCACCCAGCGGCCGATCAGGATCGCCGAGCCCGGACGCCCCGGCACCGCCACCCGGCTGCTCGGCTACGGCACCACCGTCGACGGCAAGTTCGCCTTCCCCGAGCGGCTCCAGGAGCTCAACACCCGGATCGGCGCCGAGTCCGACTGCGCCCCCGGCTTCGCCGACCCGACCCGGCTGTGCACGCTCACCACCAAGCCCAAGGCCATGGCCTGCCACGGCGACTCCGGCGGCCCGCAGATCCAGAAGGGCCGGGGCGGGCGCTGGGAACTGATCGGCGTCACCTCCGGCCCGGGCGCCCCCGGAGTGCCCTGCTCGGAAGGCCCCGGCCTCTACACCAACGCCTCCGCCTACCAGGGCTGGATCCGGCAGACCCTGAGGGACAACCGCACCCCGGCCCGCACCGCCGACGCCGCGCCGACCGCGGGCTGA
- a CDS encoding RidA family protein, with the protein MTERRTILSGSTFEEQIGYARAVVVGDHVHVSGTTGYDYPTMTIADDVVEQAEQCLRNIGAALEEAGCTFADVVRVRYLLPEREDFEPCWPVLRRCFGDVRPAATMLVTGLADERMRIEIEVDAYRPRAAGR; encoded by the coding sequence ATGACTGAGCGACGCACGATCCTGAGCGGATCGACCTTCGAGGAGCAGATCGGCTACGCCCGCGCGGTCGTCGTCGGTGATCATGTCCACGTGTCCGGCACCACCGGCTACGACTACCCGACGATGACGATCGCCGACGACGTGGTGGAACAGGCCGAGCAGTGCCTGCGCAACATCGGCGCGGCCCTCGAGGAGGCGGGCTGCACCTTCGCGGACGTCGTCCGGGTGCGCTACCTGCTGCCCGAGCGCGAGGACTTCGAGCCCTGCTGGCCGGTGCTGCGCCGCTGCTTCGGGGACGTGCGTCCGGCGGCGACCATGCTGGTCACCGGTCTGGCGGACGAGCGGATGCGGATCGAGATCGAGGTCGACGCCTACCGGCCGCGCGCCGCCGGGCGGTAG
- a CDS encoding ATP-binding protein has protein sequence MKSEIPLDEPAPRAHTALLTSTPKGAAIGRRVARQQLTTWGLNSLCAEAFHSALIIVAELAANASTHGRTPGRGFELGLSLTSVRRSRTTVLRIEVSDCRGDKQPVLPDPRSCSGDAQSGRGLTLVDALADRWGTLAREPGAKTVWAELDLPEGKSEADAAA, from the coding sequence ATGAAGTCCGAAATCCCCCTCGACGAACCGGCGCCGCGCGCCCACACCGCGCTCCTCACTTCCACCCCCAAGGGAGCCGCGATCGGCCGCCGGGTCGCCAGACAGCAGCTGACCACCTGGGGACTCAACTCCCTTTGTGCGGAGGCCTTTCACTCCGCGCTGATCATCGTGGCCGAACTGGCCGCCAACGCCTCCACCCACGGGCGCACACCGGGGCGCGGGTTCGAACTGGGCCTCTCGCTCACCTCCGTGCGCCGGTCGCGCACCACCGTACTCCGCATCGAGGTGTCCGACTGCCGGGGCGACAAGCAGCCCGTCCTGCCGGATCCGCGGTCGTGTTCCGGCGACGCGCAGTCGGGGCGGGGCCTCACCCTCGTCGACGCGCTCGCCGACCGCTGGGGCACCCTCGCCCGCGAGCCCGGCGCCAAGACGGTGTGGGCCGAACTCGACCTCCCCGAAGGCAAGTCCGAGGCCGATGCCGCCGCCTGA
- a CDS encoding DUF397 domain-containing protein, whose amino-acid sequence MSSELAWFKSSYSSGEGGECVEVAEATSAVLVRDSKDKSGPSLTFSPAAWEAFVEFAQSV is encoded by the coding sequence ATGAGCAGCGAACTGGCGTGGTTCAAGAGCAGCTACAGCAGTGGCGAGGGCGGGGAGTGCGTCGAGGTCGCCGAGGCGACGTCCGCCGTGCTGGTGCGTGACTCCAAGGACAAGTCGGGCCCCAGCCTCACCTTCTCGCCGGCCGCCTGGGAGGCGTTCGTCGAGTTCGCGCAGTCGGTCTGA
- a CDS encoding class I SAM-dependent methyltransferase, whose product MTFTHALTDGERHRHSSSFGAAAGAYAEHRPDYATEAVQWALAGAPGPRVLDLGAGTGKLTGTLLTLGGLDVVAVEPDAAMLAELRRDLPSVRALQGSAETIPLPDGSVDAVVSGNAMHWFDMAVAGPEIARVLAPGGVLAGLWNVFDDGIDWVAGLARVTGPAAIGPRDVPAAWRIETAQLHLPRTGADSPFHAPEQAEFPHGHRRTAESLVATLGTKAGVLVMPAQERAELLARARAHLAGDPATAEGEFTLPLLTSVLRVRTRS is encoded by the coding sequence ATGACATTCACCCACGCTCTGACGGACGGTGAACGACATCGCCACAGCTCGTCGTTCGGCGCGGCAGCGGGCGCCTACGCCGAGCACCGGCCGGACTACGCGACCGAGGCCGTGCAGTGGGCGCTCGCGGGGGCACCCGGGCCCCGGGTGCTGGACCTCGGGGCGGGCACCGGGAAGCTCACCGGCACCCTCCTCACTCTGGGTGGACTCGACGTGGTCGCGGTCGAACCCGACGCGGCGATGCTGGCCGAACTGCGGCGCGATCTGCCCTCGGTGCGGGCGCTCCAGGGCAGCGCGGAAACGATTCCGCTCCCGGACGGGTCGGTGGACGCCGTCGTCTCCGGCAACGCGATGCACTGGTTCGACATGGCCGTGGCCGGACCGGAGATCGCCCGCGTGCTCGCACCCGGCGGCGTACTCGCCGGGCTGTGGAACGTCTTCGACGACGGGATCGACTGGGTCGCCGGGCTCGCACGGGTCACCGGCCCGGCCGCCATCGGCCCGCGCGACGTGCCCGCCGCCTGGCGGATCGAGACGGCGCAGCTGCACCTGCCCAGGACCGGCGCGGACAGCCCGTTCCACGCCCCCGAGCAGGCGGAGTTCCCGCACGGCCACCGCAGGACCGCCGAGTCCCTGGTCGCCACGCTCGGCACCAAGGCCGGCGTGCTGGTCATGCCGGCGCAGGAGCGGGCGGAGCTGCTGGCCCGCGCCCGGGCTCACCTCGCAGGCGACCCCGCCACCGCCGAGGGCGAGTTCACCCTCCCCCTGCTCACCAGCGTCCTGCGGGTGCGCACCCGCTCGTGA
- a CDS encoding LysR family substrate-binding domain-containing protein gives MFTEPFVAVLPSDHRLAARRTVEVGALAEEPFVLFPRSEGPGLYDLITEVCGSVGFAPRVVQHAVEWQTVCALVGAGLGVSLAPAGIRRIRLRGVAFRAVGPGTARSRVAVAWRRDDPNPLVGRLLEVVGGG, from the coding sequence GTGTTCACCGAGCCGTTCGTCGCCGTGCTGCCCTCGGACCATCGGCTGGCCGCGCGGCGGACGGTGGAGGTGGGCGCGTTGGCGGAGGAGCCGTTCGTGCTGTTCCCCCGATCCGAAGGGCCCGGGCTGTACGACCTGATCACGGAGGTGTGCGGGTCGGTGGGGTTCGCGCCGAGGGTCGTGCAGCACGCGGTGGAGTGGCAGACGGTGTGCGCGCTGGTCGGGGCCGGGCTGGGGGTCTCGCTGGCGCCGGCGGGCATCCGGCGGATCCGGCTGCGGGGTGTCGCGTTCCGGGCGGTCGGGCCGGGAACCGCCCGCTCCCGGGTGGCCGTCGCCTGGCGCCGGGACGATCCGAATCCGCTGGTGGGGCGGTTGCTGGAGGTCGTCGGCGGCGGGTGA
- a CDS encoding RICIN domain-containing protein translates to MLAASIGLVLTVGALGSTAPALAATGATAPAPGATAPGATASGSPAPGTVAPGADRTAAAQAADAEHRSAESAALAEAKRTGKPVGIPALTTETDTVVANPNGTLGLRRTVAPARAKQQDGAWKDLDATLARGADGTVVPKVTSNRLTLSGGGSGPLATLDQDGKKLALSWPGTLPAPALDGETATYPEVAPGVDLKVTANQAGGFTQVLVVKTPEAAKNPRIKDLTLGMKADGVSVAADAGGNLNATDAGGRVVFRAPAPTMWDSSTAAPAVPAAPTVPAASAAPAAAKAGLRAVAAPAAAPAAAPAGDAAPEPAASAPEAPAPADSDGLKTHSDAAGPGAAAKVSQLAATPAATSLTITPDTAFLDAPTTTYPVYIDPTWTPTSRGTQHWTWVQEAYPDKTHYDDYGDQYDPGVGYQQWQVKKGLERYYFQIDSSDLGDKAIRKANVVATQSYGAANNCASEFGVVLHPTHPIDNTTSWGKQPWDWGALGTFNLNSAGGDGCRGATTTGEWDIRQHLTDNNWRGSLTFALFSANESKQAGNIAFKRFTRTPSKLPYIYVEYNRAPNKPWSLGMSPTPVNANGNGCGWIGATNAATGIRLSAWVGDPDGNQTDAQFEVRDAGVAGEPVAWGSGWGNLGNSNHEAAVVPGNLSDGHTYYWRVQAGDGELPSDWAFGCMFSLDLTPPSVPTVTSTDYPKSGTLPGSSKVIGQAGAFTVQATDNASGILYYEYAFNSAIPVGGAATVNAGGDGSAVLNLTPTMWGTNILRVQAVDRAGNRSQENTYTFYAPSDPNDRTVLGDITGDDRVDLLLPDADDNLRVYPAATDPGATGIIASDKANSPRKKGWKDTLVTHRGGNGIHVDDLYAYRDGELTLYRNTLTTGTFTTTSKYFTSDATVAVRRPVAQRCKLLDGQPCGSAYTGDWSRVKQILALGSAEGGAPDKTRTDLLTVEDNGQGGTQLWLFHGTAATGVLDYPVLLSTGDWRDLELIAPGDTTGDGLADLWARDRQSGKLFQYPSRKNAAGKGDLAAFGNPVTDNAIGVGLTPAVYPAVGSSGDLAADGIADLWGLNSSGGLDNWRGTTADGTTATAVTGFAGQPVLGFPGGTVSVHTALTGRCLDARGANDGDSLTLWDCWNGDRQHFTFHSDKTLRVAGKCVTVAADNRTTVQPCPSGPTAPVTDGQKWELRGDGSIQNPPSGNCLDLPQWNGENGTDPVLWGCNGGANQRWTTTANGPSPLHSTVDRRKCIDAAGAYDGAPITVYDCWNGANQYLTFYTDGTLRVFGKCVAGAENSGENHTRMLLWSCLPGTDGNSQQWQLTADGSIRNGPNGRCLDIPGGRAENGTGLVIWDCNGGPNQKWTTT, encoded by the coding sequence GTGCTCGCCGCATCGATCGGCCTCGTACTGACCGTCGGCGCGCTCGGTTCCACCGCACCCGCACTGGCCGCGACCGGAGCGACCGCGCCCGCGCCCGGCGCGACGGCTCCCGGCGCGACCGCTTCCGGCTCGCCCGCGCCCGGAACGGTCGCCCCGGGCGCGGACCGCACCGCCGCCGCCCAGGCCGCCGACGCAGAGCACCGCTCCGCCGAGAGCGCGGCCCTGGCCGAGGCGAAGCGCACCGGCAAACCGGTCGGGATCCCGGCCCTGACCACCGAGACCGACACCGTGGTCGCCAACCCGAACGGCACGCTCGGCCTGCGGCGCACCGTCGCCCCCGCGCGCGCCAAGCAGCAGGACGGGGCCTGGAAGGACCTGGACGCGACCCTCGCCCGGGGCGCCGACGGCACCGTCGTCCCCAAGGTGACCAGCAACCGCCTCACCCTCTCCGGCGGTGGATCCGGGCCGCTCGCCACACTCGACCAGGACGGCAAGAAGCTCGCCCTGAGCTGGCCCGGAACCCTTCCGGCGCCCGCGCTGGACGGCGAGACCGCCACCTATCCCGAGGTCGCTCCCGGCGTCGACCTGAAGGTCACCGCGAACCAGGCGGGCGGCTTCACCCAGGTCCTGGTGGTCAAGACCCCGGAGGCCGCGAAGAACCCCAGGATCAAGGACCTCACCCTCGGCATGAAGGCCGACGGCGTCTCGGTCGCCGCCGACGCCGGGGGCAACCTCAACGCCACCGACGCCGGAGGCCGGGTGGTCTTCCGCGCGCCGGCGCCCACCATGTGGGACTCCAGCACCGCCGCGCCGGCCGTGCCCGCCGCGCCGACCGTGCCCGCAGCGTCGGCCGCGCCCGCAGCGGCGAAGGCCGGCCTCCGCGCGGTCGCCGCACCGGCAGCGGCACCGGCAGCGGCACCGGCCGGGGACGCCGCCCCCGAGCCCGCCGCCTCCGCCCCCGAGGCCCCCGCCCCCGCCGACTCCGACGGTCTGAAGACCCACTCGGACGCGGCCGGCCCCGGCGCCGCCGCCAAGGTCTCCCAGCTGGCGGCCACCCCGGCCGCCACCTCGCTGACCATCACCCCGGACACCGCGTTCCTCGACGCGCCGACGACCACCTACCCGGTCTACATCGACCCGACCTGGACCCCCACCAGCCGCGGCACCCAGCACTGGACCTGGGTCCAGGAGGCGTACCCGGACAAGACCCACTACGACGACTACGGCGACCAGTACGACCCCGGCGTCGGTTACCAGCAGTGGCAGGTCAAGAAGGGCCTGGAGCGCTACTACTTCCAGATCGACAGCAGCGACCTGGGTGACAAGGCCATCCGCAAGGCCAACGTGGTGGCCACCCAGTCCTACGGCGCGGCCAACAACTGCGCCTCCGAGTTCGGTGTCGTGCTGCATCCCACGCACCCCATCGACAACACCACCTCGTGGGGCAAGCAGCCCTGGGACTGGGGCGCGCTCGGCACGTTCAACCTCAACAGCGCCGGCGGCGACGGCTGCCGCGGCGCCACCACCACCGGTGAGTGGGACATCCGCCAGCACCTGACCGACAACAACTGGCGCGGCTCCCTCACCTTCGCGCTGTTCTCTGCCAACGAGTCCAAGCAGGCCGGCAACATCGCCTTCAAGCGGTTCACCCGCACCCCGAGCAAGCTGCCGTACATCTACGTCGAGTACAACCGCGCCCCGAACAAGCCGTGGAGCCTGGGCATGAGCCCGACCCCGGTGAACGCCAACGGCAACGGCTGCGGCTGGATCGGCGCCACCAACGCCGCCACCGGCATCCGGCTGTCGGCCTGGGTCGGCGACCCGGACGGCAACCAGACCGACGCCCAGTTCGAGGTCCGCGACGCCGGTGTGGCCGGCGAGCCGGTCGCCTGGGGCAGCGGCTGGGGCAATCTCGGCAACAGCAATCACGAGGCCGCCGTCGTGCCCGGCAACCTCTCGGACGGCCACACCTACTACTGGCGGGTGCAGGCCGGCGACGGCGAGCTCCCCTCGGACTGGGCCTTCGGCTGCATGTTCAGCCTGGACCTCACCCCGCCGTCGGTGCCGACCGTCACCTCCACCGACTACCCGAAGTCCGGCACCCTGCCCGGCTCCTCGAAGGTGATCGGCCAGGCCGGGGCCTTCACCGTCCAGGCGACGGACAACGCCAGCGGCATCCTCTACTACGAGTACGCCTTCAACTCGGCCATCCCGGTCGGTGGCGCGGCCACGGTCAACGCCGGCGGCGACGGCTCGGCCGTCCTCAACCTGACGCCCACCATGTGGGGCACCAACATCCTCCGGGTCCAGGCGGTCGACCGGGCCGGCAACCGCTCGCAGGAGAACACCTACACCTTCTACGCGCCGAGCGACCCGAACGACAGGACGGTCCTCGGCGACATCACCGGTGACGACCGGGTCGACCTGCTGCTGCCCGACGCCGACGACAACCTGCGCGTCTATCCGGCCGCCACCGATCCGGGGGCCACCGGCATCATCGCCTCCGACAAGGCCAACAGCCCGCGCAAGAAGGGCTGGAAGGACACCCTCGTCACCCACCGCGGCGGCAACGGCATCCACGTGGACGACCTGTACGCCTACCGCGACGGCGAACTGACCCTCTACCGCAACACCCTGACCACCGGCACCTTCACCACCACCTCGAAGTACTTCACCTCGGACGCCACGGTCGCGGTCAGGAGGCCCGTGGCCCAGCGCTGCAAGCTCCTCGACGGGCAGCCGTGCGGTTCCGCCTACACCGGCGACTGGAGCAGGGTGAAGCAGATCCTCGCGCTCGGCTCCGCCGAGGGCGGCGCCCCGGACAAGACCCGCACGGACCTGCTCACCGTCGAGGACAACGGCCAGGGCGGCACCCAGCTCTGGCTGTTCCACGGCACCGCCGCCACCGGCGTCCTGGACTACCCGGTCCTGCTGTCCACCGGTGACTGGCGCGACCTCGAACTGATCGCGCCCGGCGACACCACCGGGGACGGCCTGGCCGACCTCTGGGCCCGCGACCGCCAGTCCGGCAAGCTCTTCCAGTACCCGAGCCGCAAGAACGCCGCGGGCAAGGGCGACCTCGCCGCCTTCGGCAACCCGGTGACCGACAACGCCATCGGCGTCGGCCTGACCCCGGCGGTCTACCCGGCCGTCGGATCCTCCGGCGACCTCGCCGCCGACGGCATCGCCGACCTGTGGGGCCTCAACTCCAGCGGCGGACTCGACAACTGGCGCGGAACGACCGCCGACGGCACCACCGCCACCGCGGTCACCGGATTCGCCGGACAGCCCGTCCTCGGCTTCCCGGGCGGGACCGTCAGCGTCCACACGGCGCTCACCGGCCGCTGCCTCGACGCCCGCGGCGCCAACGACGGCGACAGCCTGACCCTGTGGGACTGCTGGAACGGCGACCGGCAGCACTTCACCTTCCACAGCGACAAGACCCTGCGGGTCGCGGGCAAGTGCGTCACCGTCGCGGCGGACAACCGGACCACCGTCCAGCCCTGCCCGTCCGGCCCGACCGCCCCGGTGACCGACGGCCAGAAGTGGGAGCTGCGCGGTGACGGTTCCATCCAGAACCCGCCGTCGGGCAACTGCCTGGACCTCCCGCAGTGGAACGGCGAGAACGGGACGGACCCGGTGCTCTGGGGCTGCAACGGCGGCGCCAACCAGCGGTGGACCACCACGGCCAACGGGCCGAGCCCGCTCCACAGCACGGTCGACCGCCGCAAGTGCATCGACGCCGCCGGCGCCTACGACGGAGCGCCGATCACCGTGTACGACTGCTGGAACGGTGCCAACCAGTACCTGACCTTCTACACCGACGGCACCCTGCGGGTGTTCGGGAAGTGCGTCGCGGGCGCCGAGAACAGCGGCGAGAACCACACCCGCATGCTCCTCTGGAGCTGCCTGCCCGGCACCGACGGGAACAGCCAGCAGTGGCAGCTGACCGCTGACGGCTCCATCCGCAACGGGCCGAACGGCCGGTGCCTGGACATTCCGGGCGGCCGGGCCGAGAACGGCACGGGGCTCGTGATCTGGGACTGCAACGGCGGTCCGAACCAGAAGTGGACCACCACCTGA
- a CDS encoding helix-turn-helix transcriptional regulator yields MTEVQGGDSGDVRPELEEDLSEVSDFLKAIGKQIKLLRERAGLTQKEFAKQVGYTESLIGAVEQGKRTPQRELLEASERILDAGGLLIVTSDDIESAKAKARVRHPEWFRGYAKLEAQAQELHCVSLYGIPGLLQTEDHARVVFSMRQPILAEEVIETRVAARMARQEILAKWPRGMFSWVIDEGVLRRPIGGWDVHKEQLRYLLRVASTRGMVIQVLPLDRTEHAGDGGPFTLITPKGRPQMGYIEVQTSSRLITDQEEVRIMNARYGVLRAQANTPQESMTLIEKILGER; encoded by the coding sequence ATGACTGAAGTTCAGGGCGGCGACAGCGGGGATGTGCGGCCGGAGTTGGAGGAGGACCTCTCCGAGGTGTCCGACTTCCTCAAGGCGATCGGCAAGCAGATCAAACTGCTGCGCGAACGGGCGGGGTTGACGCAGAAGGAGTTCGCCAAGCAGGTCGGCTACACCGAGAGCCTGATCGGCGCGGTGGAGCAGGGGAAGCGGACGCCGCAGCGGGAGCTGCTGGAGGCGTCGGAGCGGATCCTCGACGCCGGCGGGCTGCTGATCGTGACGTCGGACGACATCGAGAGCGCCAAGGCGAAGGCGCGGGTGCGGCATCCGGAGTGGTTCCGGGGCTACGCGAAGCTGGAGGCCCAGGCTCAGGAGCTCCACTGCGTCAGCCTGTACGGCATCCCGGGGCTTCTGCAGACGGAGGATCATGCGCGCGTTGTCTTCTCAATGCGTCAGCCAATCCTCGCCGAAGAGGTGATTGAGACGCGAGTGGCGGCCCGTATGGCGCGACAGGAGATCCTGGCGAAGTGGCCTCGCGGAATGTTCAGCTGGGTGATCGATGAGGGGGTACTTCGCCGCCCGATCGGAGGTTGGGATGTCCATAAGGAGCAGTTGCGATATCTGCTCAGGGTGGCGAGTACTCGGGGGATGGTGATCCAGGTCCTTCCACTGGATCGCACAGAGCACGCTGGTGATGGTGGGCCGTTCACGCTGATCACCCCCAAGGGGCGTCCGCAGATGGGCTACATCGAGGTGCAGACCAGCAGTAGGCTGATCACGGACCAGGAGGAAGTTCGCATCATGAATGCGCGATACGGCGTCCTCCGGGCGCAGGCGAACACGCCGCAGGAGTCCATGACGTTGATTGAGAAGATTCTGGGAGAGCGATGA